The following are encoded in a window of Paenibacillus polymyxa genomic DNA:
- the pyk gene encoding pyruvate kinase produces the protein MLKTKIICTMGPACDSIHLLKEMIQAGMTVARLNMAHGELEDHVKRIENVRQAAKEMNTFIPVMMDIKGPEIRIGKLREASCLLKPGSQLILTTEEILGDEHRISVNYPDMPKDIKPGDRILIDDGLVDLTVTSIEGTEMICNIVSGGILKPRKGVNLPGIHTTLPGVTERDVRHIQFGVEQRVELIAASFVRKGDDIREIREILKGHHAEHVQIYSKIENAEGMENLDDIIEASDGIMVARGDLGVEVPIQDVPVMQKEMIDKCNLVGKPVIVATHMLESMQVNPRPTRAEVSDVFNAVMQGADVVMLSGESAAGKYPVESVRTMAAVAARAESQFDYQEQFDKRRARQSTNITEVISQGAVSSSLELDAKAIITSTASGFTARMVSKYRPKAPIIAVTPNNTVFAKICLLSGVFPIKGDKVATTDEMFESSIRNALNAGYIHKGDTVVLSAGVPVAEAGTTNLIRVYQV, from the coding sequence ATGCTTAAAACGAAAATTATTTGTACTATGGGACCTGCCTGTGACTCCATTCATTTGCTAAAAGAAATGATCCAGGCTGGTATGACTGTAGCCCGCTTGAATATGGCTCACGGGGAGCTGGAAGATCACGTTAAACGTATCGAAAATGTGCGTCAGGCTGCGAAGGAAATGAATACCTTTATACCTGTCATGATGGATATTAAAGGACCAGAAATACGGATTGGCAAGCTGAGAGAGGCATCTTGTCTGTTGAAACCAGGTAGCCAGCTCATTCTGACCACAGAAGAGATTCTAGGGGACGAGCATCGTATTTCAGTGAATTACCCGGATATGCCGAAGGACATCAAACCAGGCGACCGCATTCTCATTGACGACGGTTTGGTTGATCTGACTGTAACCTCCATCGAAGGTACGGAAATGATTTGTAATATTGTAAGCGGCGGTATTTTGAAACCGAGAAAAGGTGTAAACCTGCCAGGGATTCATACGACCCTTCCAGGCGTGACGGAGCGAGATGTGAGGCACATCCAATTTGGGGTGGAGCAGCGTGTTGAGCTTATTGCGGCTTCTTTTGTGCGTAAAGGCGACGATATCCGTGAAATCCGTGAGATTTTGAAGGGACATCATGCTGAGCATGTACAAATCTATTCCAAAATTGAAAATGCTGAAGGCATGGAAAACCTGGATGATATTATCGAAGCTTCCGATGGCATTATGGTAGCCCGTGGCGATCTGGGTGTCGAAGTGCCGATTCAAGATGTGCCTGTGATGCAAAAAGAAATGATCGACAAGTGTAATCTGGTCGGCAAACCCGTTATCGTAGCTACCCACATGCTGGAATCCATGCAGGTGAACCCGCGTCCGACGAGAGCCGAAGTTAGTGACGTGTTTAATGCCGTTATGCAAGGAGCCGATGTTGTTATGCTGTCGGGCGAATCAGCTGCGGGTAAATATCCTGTCGAGTCTGTACGGACCATGGCCGCTGTAGCTGCCAGAGCAGAATCGCAATTCGATTATCAGGAGCAGTTTGATAAGCGCCGAGCACGTCAAAGCACCAACATCACCGAAGTGATTAGTCAGGGTGCGGTGAGTTCGTCCCTGGAGCTGGATGCGAAAGCAATTATTACATCGACTGCCAGCGGATTCACGGCACGTATGGTATCCAAATATCGTCCGAAGGCACCTATTATTGCGGTTACTCCGAATAATACGGTATTCGCTAAAATCTGCCTGTTATCCGGCGTATTCCCGATCAAGGGGGATAAAGTAGCAACAACGGATGAAATGTTCGAATCCTCCATCCGTAACGCGCTGAATGCAGGATATATCCATAAAGGCGATACTGTAGTCCTGTCAGCAGGTGTTCCTGTCGCTGAGGCGGGCACCACTAACTTGATCCGAGTATATCAAGTGTAA
- a CDS encoding aldo/keto reductase → MTQNLQSTTLLNNGVRMPWFGIGVFKVEEGSELVDAIKAAVKHGYRSIDTAAIYANESSVGQAIQEALQENNLSREDLFVTSKVWNADLGYEETRAAYEASLDKLGLEYLDLYLIHWPVQGKYKEAWRALESLYKEGRIKAIGVSNFQIHHLEDLMKDAEIKPMINQVEFHPQLTQAELLQFCQKNDIQMEAWSPLMQGQLLDHPVLQDIATKYGKSVAQVILRWDVQQGVVTIPKSTKAHRIVENADIFDFELTREDMDRIQALNADLRVGPDPDNFDF, encoded by the coding sequence ATGACACAAAACTTACAAAGCACAACATTGTTAAACAACGGAGTTCGCATGCCTTGGTTTGGCATCGGGGTATTTAAAGTGGAAGAAGGTTCGGAGCTGGTCGATGCTATAAAGGCTGCTGTAAAGCATGGCTACCGCAGTATAGATACAGCTGCAATCTATGCGAACGAAAGCAGTGTAGGGCAGGCTATTCAGGAAGCCCTTCAGGAAAATAATCTGTCCAGAGAAGATCTGTTCGTCACGTCCAAAGTGTGGAATGCAGATTTAGGCTATGAAGAGACACGAGCCGCTTATGAAGCCAGTCTGGACAAGCTGGGTCTGGAATATCTGGATCTATATCTGATTCATTGGCCAGTTCAAGGAAAGTATAAAGAAGCTTGGAGAGCGTTGGAATCCTTGTATAAAGAAGGACGGATTAAGGCCATTGGAGTCAGCAACTTCCAGATTCATCATTTGGAAGATCTCATGAAGGATGCCGAAATTAAGCCCATGATCAATCAGGTGGAATTCCATCCACAATTAACGCAAGCCGAGCTGTTGCAATTCTGTCAAAAGAACGACATTCAAATGGAAGCTTGGTCTCCGTTAATGCAAGGTCAATTGCTCGATCATCCGGTACTGCAAGACATAGCGACCAAGTACGGCAAATCGGTGGCGCAAGTGATTTTACGCTGGGATGTACAGCAGGGAGTTGTCACCATTCCCAAGTCTACCAAGGCGCATCGGATCGTCGAAAATGCCGACATTTTTGACTTCGAACTGACGCGCGAGGATATGGATCGAATCCAGGCGTTAAATGCCGATCTTCGGGTAGGTCCAGATCCGGATAACTTTGATTTTTAA
- a CDS encoding helix-turn-helix domain-containing protein — MITLVDIRQDNGVDWYEKAGANSDNDDLLFILVTFGKCVYWVNGCKFILGKGETLLLPGHLDYYGKSIPTLFHTKYVIHCRKTCTNSPLPILNTDKPLLIKPGCYDMLHERIKSMYYQWTEHPSYYTLMADCLLTEAMIYMNQEWDKGAISCDRERHVEHMKQYIQNHYREKVTKEELGDAIRKTPNYAATLLREVTRQTISEHVHTQRIKTAIYMLTESRLTIREISEYVGYSDVSYFHRIFKRLTGCSPSEFLDERSSIV, encoded by the coding sequence GTGATTACATTGGTGGATATTCGGCAGGACAACGGTGTGGACTGGTATGAAAAGGCTGGTGCAAATAGCGACAACGATGACTTACTGTTCATTTTGGTTACCTTTGGCAAATGTGTATATTGGGTGAACGGTTGCAAATTCATTCTCGGTAAGGGTGAAACACTGCTTTTACCCGGTCATCTGGATTACTATGGCAAGAGCATTCCTACGCTTTTTCATACCAAGTATGTGATACATTGCCGCAAAACATGTACGAACAGCCCACTTCCCATACTGAATACTGACAAGCCGTTGTTGATCAAACCTGGATGCTACGATATGCTGCATGAACGAATTAAATCGATGTACTATCAATGGACTGAACACCCAAGCTACTACACCCTGATGGCTGACTGTCTGCTGACCGAGGCAATGATATATATGAATCAGGAATGGGACAAAGGCGCCATTTCTTGCGATCGAGAGCGACATGTGGAACATATGAAACAGTATATCCAGAACCACTACCGGGAAAAGGTAACCAAGGAGGAGCTTGGCGACGCCATCCGTAAAACCCCCAATTATGCCGCGACGCTGCTGCGTGAGGTAACACGCCAAACGATCAGCGAGCATGTACATACGCAACGCATTAAAACCGCCATCTACATGCTGACCGAGTCCCGGCTAACGATTCGTGAAATTTCGGAGTATGTGGGATATAGCGATGTTTCCTATTTTCATCGGATCTTCAAACGGTTGACAGGCTGCTCGCCGTCCGAATTTCTGGATGAACGCTCTTCGATTGTTTAG
- a CDS encoding MFS transporter encodes MSPESKRSIWPLLALAVSAFAIGTTEFISVGLLPLIAEDLHISVTMSALTVTLYALGVTIGAPVLTSLTSSVSRKTLLLWIMIIFIAGNSLAAVSSGIALLLIARVISAFAHGVFMSIGSTIAADLVPDDRRASAISIMFSGLTVATVTGVPLGTYIGQQWGWRAAFMAIVVVGVVALIANLILLPSTLRKGNKTPFREQVKLVTNGRLLLAFIITALGYGGTFVVFTYLSPLLHDITGFQQSTVTFILLLYGIAIAIGNVIGGKAANRKPLSALFYMFLIQAVILFLLLFTAPFKTAGLITIFFMGLLAFMNVPGLQVYVVMLAERFAPKAVDVASAVNIAAFNAGIAIGAYVGGIVTDSLGLIHTAWIGSIMVFVAVLLTGWSRMLEKRDTTPITG; translated from the coding sequence ATGTCGCCAGAATCAAAACGAAGTATCTGGCCATTACTGGCTCTAGCCGTAAGCGCCTTTGCGATTGGGACAACTGAGTTCATCAGCGTGGGACTGCTTCCCCTGATTGCTGAAGACTTGCACATATCTGTAACGATGTCTGCACTAACTGTAACGCTGTATGCATTAGGGGTGACCATCGGGGCACCTGTCTTGACCTCATTAACATCAAGTGTTTCCCGTAAAACGTTGCTGCTGTGGATCATGATTATATTTATTGCAGGCAACAGCCTCGCTGCGGTCTCTAGCGGAATTGCCTTGCTACTGATTGCACGTGTGATCTCGGCGTTCGCTCATGGGGTATTCATGTCCATCGGTTCCACTATCGCGGCCGATCTTGTGCCGGATGATCGGCGAGCGAGTGCGATTTCCATTATGTTCTCCGGGTTGACCGTAGCCACGGTTACAGGCGTACCTTTGGGTACCTACATTGGGCAGCAATGGGGTTGGCGGGCAGCATTTATGGCGATTGTGGTCGTCGGTGTAGTGGCACTCATCGCCAATCTGATTCTGCTGCCATCTACGCTGCGCAAAGGGAACAAGACTCCTTTCCGCGAGCAGGTCAAACTGGTTACCAATGGTCGCTTGCTACTCGCATTTATCATTACAGCTTTGGGGTATGGAGGCACATTTGTGGTATTTACTTATTTATCTCCATTACTTCACGACATAACCGGATTTCAGCAAAGTACGGTAACGTTTATACTTTTGCTGTATGGAATTGCGATTGCCATCGGGAATGTTATTGGCGGAAAAGCAGCAAACCGCAAGCCGCTTTCAGCTTTGTTTTACATGTTTCTGATTCAAGCAGTGATCCTGTTTCTCCTGTTGTTCACGGCACCTTTTAAAACGGCAGGACTGATTACGATCTTCTTTATGGGATTGCTTGCGTTTATGAACGTGCCCGGGCTACAGGTATATGTCGTCATGTTAGCCGAACGGTTTGCACCCAAAGCTGTCGATGTTGCCTCTGCTGTTAATATTGCAGCTTTCAACGCAGGGATAGCAATCGGAGCTTATGTAGGCGGGATTGTAACGGATTCACTCGGTCTCATTCATACGGCCTGGATCGGGAGCATTATGGTTTTCGTTGCGGTTTTGCTCACAGGCTGGAGTCGTATGCTCGAAAAAAGGGATACAACCCCCATTACAGGTTAA
- a CDS encoding LacI family DNA-binding transcriptional regulator, giving the protein MNKTIADIAQMAGVSKSTVSRFLNGGSVSVDTKRKIEKVVKATGYVPNAFAQSLKAKRTNIIGTVVPRLDSFATSHTLMGIDEELRSQHYQMLISNTSQDVQREIEAIYELGRQKISGIILLAAQITDDHLAAIRDIGIPVLLVGQQHEQLHSLIHDDYRAGYDIGTYVLSQGHREIAYVGVTEKDVAVGVQRKEGFRQAVRDAVPAESHTDDAMRAAGYDIRYYETGFKMSDARIAASAILDHFKPSLMVCATDNIALGVINAAYSRGIVIPLDLSVTGFGGYDITEVIHPALTTVQYPYMEAGRVAAQNIMRLVEHKSVEKVTVMNYSLIERESVDKR; this is encoded by the coding sequence ATGAATAAGACGATTGCAGATATAGCCCAAATGGCTGGCGTATCCAAGAGCACGGTATCCCGTTTTTTGAACGGCGGGTCTGTCAGCGTGGATACGAAACGAAAAATTGAAAAAGTGGTTAAAGCCACGGGCTATGTGCCCAATGCCTTTGCCCAGAGTCTTAAGGCGAAGCGGACCAACATCATCGGCACCGTTGTCCCGCGTCTGGATTCTTTTGCGACATCTCATACGCTGATGGGGATTGATGAGGAACTGCGTTCTCAGCATTATCAGATGCTGATCTCTAATACGAGCCAGGATGTACAGCGTGAAATCGAAGCCATTTATGAGCTGGGAAGACAAAAGATTTCGGGCATCATTTTGCTGGCTGCTCAAATTACAGACGACCATCTGGCCGCGATTCGTGACATTGGTATTCCGGTGTTGCTGGTGGGCCAGCAGCACGAGCAGCTTCATAGTCTTATCCATGATGACTATCGTGCAGGATATGATATCGGCACGTACGTTTTGTCACAGGGACACCGCGAAATTGCCTACGTTGGTGTTACTGAAAAGGATGTTGCCGTCGGTGTGCAGCGCAAGGAGGGCTTTAGGCAGGCTGTTCGCGATGCAGTGCCTGCTGAGTCTCATACGGACGATGCGATGCGAGCAGCAGGGTATGATATCAGATACTATGAGACCGGATTTAAAATGTCCGATGCACGGATTGCTGCATCCGCCATTTTGGACCATTTCAAGCCATCGTTAATGGTGTGTGCTACGGATAATATCGCGCTGGGCGTAATCAATGCTGCTTATTCCAGAGGGATTGTCATCCCGTTGGATTTGTCGGTAACTGGCTTTGGGGGATACGATATTACGGAGGTCATTCACCCTGCCCTGACAACCGTTCAATATCCGTATATGGAGGCTGGACGTGTAGCAGCGCAAAATATTATGCGGCTGGTAGAACATAAATCGGTAGAAAAAGTGACGGTCATGAATTATTCCCTGATCGAAAGAGAAAGCGTTGACAAACGCTGA
- a CDS encoding glycoside hydrolase family 32 protein yields MKMTREQKYRMIEQAEPGEIAGLEEKVEQCHWRQAFHIQPPTGLLNDPNGFSYYQGEYHLFYQWFPLGTDHGMKYWYHLKSRDLVTWNSAGIGIAPGDYFDSHGAYSGSALEHEGKLHMMYTGNTRDENWIRHPYQCMAVMDENGHITKWEHPVIANVPEGYTDHFRDPKLWKDGDSFYCVIGAQRTNLTGCAVLYRSTDLRTWEFEGELCTGLESFGYMWECPDYFELNEAGVLIFSPQGLEPSGDENRNIYQSGYVIGKPLDTETRTLEHGAFHELDRGFDFYAPQTMIDPQGRRIMVAWMGLPDIEYPTDPNGWAHCLTLPRELTLHEGKLLQRPIPELTTLRRNREDRVADTLFSESKTYEGFTGTAYELICEVDLLSAKVFGIEFRASETEKTVIKYNAVSRKLVLDRSQSGEPVATSYGEVRQCPWDKDHIKLHLFVDASSVEIFVNDGEEVFTSRIFPHPESDEIRFFADKGEALFQAVKWDFT; encoded by the coding sequence ATGAAAATGACAAGAGAACAAAAGTATCGAATGATCGAGCAGGCAGAGCCCGGTGAAATAGCCGGCTTGGAGGAGAAAGTGGAGCAATGTCACTGGCGGCAGGCGTTTCATATCCAGCCACCGACCGGTTTGCTCAATGACCCCAATGGATTTTCTTATTACCAAGGTGAATACCACTTGTTTTATCAGTGGTTTCCGCTCGGAACGGATCATGGGATGAAATACTGGTATCATCTGAAATCCAGAGATTTGGTCACATGGAATAGTGCGGGCATTGGGATCGCACCGGGGGACTATTTTGATTCGCATGGGGCTTATTCCGGCAGCGCACTGGAGCATGAGGGTAAGTTACACATGATGTATACAGGGAATACACGAGACGAAAACTGGATTAGACATCCTTATCAATGCATGGCTGTTATGGATGAGAACGGTCACATTACTAAATGGGAGCATCCTGTTATTGCCAATGTGCCAGAAGGCTATACAGACCATTTTCGTGATCCCAAGCTATGGAAAGACGGCGATAGCTTTTACTGTGTGATTGGTGCCCAGAGAACGAATTTAACAGGCTGCGCGGTCCTCTACCGATCAACTGACCTTCGTACGTGGGAGTTTGAGGGAGAATTGTGCACAGGCCTGGAGTCGTTTGGCTACATGTGGGAATGTCCAGATTATTTTGAACTGAACGAAGCGGGAGTCTTGATCTTTTCTCCTCAGGGCTTGGAGCCTTCTGGGGATGAAAATCGCAATATTTATCAATCGGGCTACGTAATCGGCAAGCCGTTGGATACCGAAACAAGAACGCTGGAGCACGGTGCATTCCACGAGCTCGATAGAGGCTTTGACTTCTATGCGCCACAGACGATGATTGACCCACAGGGGCGGCGTATTATGGTGGCATGGATGGGCCTGCCGGATATCGAATATCCCACAGATCCGAACGGATGGGCTCATTGTCTGACATTACCAAGGGAGCTTACGCTTCATGAGGGCAAACTCTTGCAGCGGCCGATCCCTGAGCTGACTACGCTGCGTAGAAATCGTGAGGATCGGGTAGCTGACACGTTATTTTCAGAGAGCAAAACCTATGAAGGATTTACAGGTACGGCCTATGAGCTGATCTGTGAGGTAGATCTTTTGAGCGCTAAGGTGTTTGGTATTGAATTCCGTGCGAGTGAGACTGAGAAGACGGTGATTAAATATAATGCCGTCAGTCGCAAACTTGTATTGGACCGTTCGCAATCAGGTGAGCCTGTAGCCACTTCCTATGGTGAGGTACGGCAGTGTCCATGGGATAAAGATCATATCAAACTACATTTGTTTGTAGATGCGTCTTCAGTTGAGATTTTCGTCAACGATGGGGAAGAGGTGTTCACCAGTCGTATTTTTCCGCATCCAGAGAGTGACGAAATACGCTTTTTTGCCGACAAGGGAGAGGCTCTCTTCCAGGCGGTAAAATGGGATTTTACATGA
- a CDS encoding sucrose-specific PTS transporter subunit IIBC → MAENREIAKEVIQAIGGQENIASFAHCATRLRIMVHDKEKIDQKKVEEIDKVKGAFFNSGQYQIIFGTGTVNRIFEEVEKLGVTGSSKEEVKSQAKKEGNVFQRSIRTFGDVFVPIIPVLVATGLFMGLRGLLTQPQILALLGMTPQDISPNFLLYTQVLTDTAFAFLPALVAWSAFRVFGGSPVLGIVLGLMLVNPALPNAYSVADGSAHPLTMFGFIPVVGYQGSVLPAFFVGLIGAKLERALRKRVPEALDLILTPFLTLLIMITLGLFAIGPIFHSLEEWVLHGTTFVLDLPFGIAGIVIGFLHQIIVVTGVHHIFNFLEIQLLEKNGVNAFNAIITCAMAAQGAACLAVGLKTKNSKLKALALPSSLSAFLGITEPAIFGVNLRYMKPFVMGLIGGAVGGFIASVFHLAATGMAVTVIPGTLLYMNHQLPLYILANLAAMVVAFVLTWMFGYNDKMLEEVKTAGSSN, encoded by the coding sequence ATGGCGGAAAACAGAGAAATAGCTAAAGAAGTGATCCAGGCAATCGGTGGGCAAGAAAATATTGCATCTTTTGCTCATTGTGCGACGCGCTTGCGGATTATGGTGCATGACAAGGAGAAGATTGATCAGAAAAAAGTTGAGGAGATCGACAAGGTCAAGGGTGCTTTCTTCAATTCCGGGCAATATCAGATTATTTTTGGTACAGGTACGGTAAATCGAATTTTTGAAGAGGTCGAAAAGCTTGGCGTGACCGGTTCATCTAAAGAAGAGGTGAAGAGTCAGGCGAAAAAGGAAGGCAACGTCTTCCAACGCTCCATTCGTACCTTTGGCGATGTGTTTGTACCCATTATTCCTGTGCTGGTTGCTACGGGGCTGTTCATGGGGCTACGTGGCTTGCTCACTCAGCCGCAAATTCTCGCTCTCCTCGGCATGACGCCACAGGACATTTCACCCAATTTTCTATTATACACACAAGTATTAACGGATACGGCCTTTGCTTTTCTGCCCGCGTTAGTCGCATGGTCAGCCTTTAGAGTATTCGGCGGTAGTCCAGTGCTGGGTATCGTTCTCGGTCTGATGCTGGTAAACCCGGCCTTGCCCAACGCTTATAGTGTTGCGGACGGCTCAGCCCATCCGTTGACGATGTTCGGGTTCATTCCTGTAGTGGGCTATCAAGGCTCGGTATTGCCAGCTTTCTTCGTGGGCTTGATCGGAGCCAAGCTGGAGCGAGCGCTGCGCAAACGGGTGCCTGAAGCGCTAGATCTGATTCTCACACCGTTTTTAACACTGTTGATCATGATCACTTTGGGATTGTTTGCCATCGGTCCGATTTTCCATTCACTCGAAGAATGGGTGTTGCACGGAACAACGTTTGTGCTGGATTTGCCTTTCGGTATTGCAGGGATTGTCATCGGTTTCTTGCATCAGATTATCGTCGTTACAGGTGTGCATCATATATTTAATTTCTTGGAGATTCAACTGCTTGAAAAGAACGGCGTAAATGCCTTTAACGCCATCATTACCTGCGCTATGGCTGCTCAAGGTGCTGCCTGTCTGGCGGTTGGGCTGAAAACGAAGAATAGCAAACTGAAAGCGTTGGCACTTCCTTCCTCGTTGTCTGCTTTTCTGGGGATTACGGAGCCGGCTATTTTCGGGGTCAACCTGAGATACATGAAGCCTTTTGTTATGGGCCTTATCGGTGGGGCGGTTGGCGGTTTTATCGCTTCTGTCTTCCATTTGGCGGCTACAGGCATGGCAGTTACGGTCATTCCAGGCACGTTGCTCTACATGAATCATCAGCTTCCGCTTTACATTTTGGCGAACTTGGCTGCTATGGTTGTAGCCTTTGTCCTGACCTGGATGTTTGGCTATAACGATAAAATGTTGGAAGAGGTCAAAACAGCGGGTTCCTCCAATTAA